AGCGAAGGCTGGTGTGATGGTGGATCGATCCCAGCGTGAGCACTTGATTCGCTCAGCTTTGGACTCCGAGGCTCAGGCTTGTTCTGCCTCTGTTGATTGTCCTGAAGCTCTCTTCGAAGAATTGGTTGATCTTGTGGAAGCCCCCAGGGTTCTGAGTGGGGAGATTGCCGATTGTTATCTCGAGTTGCCACCAGAAGTGATTATCACTGTGATGCAGTCCCACCAGCGTTATGTCCCGTTGAAACGGGAGAACGCACACCACGATCCCTTGGCCCTTCAGGCTCGCGACGGACTGCTCTCAAAATTCTTGCTGGTGAGCAATGGCCTCGATCGTGCGGATGCAACCATCGTGCGTGGCAACGAACGGGTGTTAGGGGCCCGCCTTGCTGATGCTGAATTTTTTCTGAATGTCGATCGAAAAAGTGCGAGCGAAGCACGCCGAGAGTCCCTAGATCGCGTCACTTTCGCGAAGGGGCTCGGCAGCCTGCGTGATCGCTGCGAGCGGATGTCTTGGATGACGGAGCGTTTGATCGAATCGCTTTCCATCACTTCAGAGATTGCGATCCATGCCAAGCGAGCCGCTCACCTCTGCAAACATGATTTGGTGAGCCAGATGGTGGGCGAGTTCCCTGAGCTGCAGGGCTTGATCGGCGGCAAATACTTGTTAGAGGAGGGTGAAGATCGCCAGGTTGCCCTGGCAGTGGCTGAGCACTATCAACCTCGTGGTGCTGGAGATGCTCTTCCTTCCAGTGATGCAGGAGCACTTTTGGCCCTTGCGGAACGCTTGGAATTGCTATTAAGCATCTACGCCAAGGGCGATCGCCCCAGTGGCTCATCCGATCCGTATGCCTTGCGACGGGCTGGAAATGGCATTGTTCAGATCCTTTGGGATCGTGGTTGGCGTCTTTCTTTGCCAAGCCTGTTGTTGAAAGCAGCACGGTATTGGGCAGAACTCTTTCCCTCTTTTGCAGTGAAACCGGAGGCCTTAGTGGCAGATCTGTCGCTTTTACTGCGACAGCGAATGGTGTCTCAGTTTGAGGAGGATGGTTTCCCCGCCGATTTGGTTCAAGCCGTGGCTGGCGAGGCCGTTGGCGATGCGCGTCTGCTCGGTGATCCAGTGGATGCTCGGGAACGTCTTGCCTTGCTCCAACAGCTGCGTCGCGATCAACGCCTACAGGCAGTGCAAGCCGTCGTTCAACGTGCAGCCAAACTGGCCGAAAAGGGAGACCTCGGAAGCGATCAGCTCACAGCTTCGGGGGTTGTTCAACCCGATTTATTTGAATCAGCGAGTGAAGCCTCGCTGTTGCAATCTCTGGACGACCTGTCGCCTCTCGCACAATCAGGCAATTACATCCAGCTTGCAGAAGGTTTACAGGGTGCTGCTAAGGCTCTTGAGGCCTTTTTTGATGGCCCGGACAGCGTGATGGTGATGGCGGACAACCTCGATGTCCGCCGTAATCGCCTTAATCTTCTTGGTGTTTTGAAAAATCAGGCATCAGTACTGGCGCAATTTGATTGCATTCAGTCCTGATGCCTCGTAGAGAGGCTTGCTTCAGCCTGCAGTGACCTTGGAACGCTCTTCCTCGATCTCCGCCTCACTTTTTTTGGGAGCATGGCTTGAGCTCTGCGCTTTGATCGCTTGGGCGGCTTCGTCCGCTAGGAAGTCTCCATCCGATCGTCCTACGGCTGAGGGAACGGAGTGGTACGACGAGGGGGCTAGGGCTTGACCACGCAGAAGACTGGCAAGAGTGCGAGCGGTGAGCTTCACCTGTTGCCAGGGATTCATCATCACCACCTTTTTGTACAGATAGCTGTCGAAGGTGAGCTTCTGGACGTCTTGGTCATCGCACATTTCAACGAACGCTTCTCGAGCTGCATCGGTGCGATAGAAGATGCGTTGAAGAATATCGAGCACGATGTACGTTGCTCCGTACTTACGATCCCAACGTTTCAAGTAAGTGTTCTTGATCTCTTTTTCAGTGGGCATCTGGGTGCCATTTTTGGAGATTTCAACGATCGCTTCTGCACACATCCGACCGCTTTTTGCGGCGAAGTAGATCCCTTCTCCAGAACTTTTGGTGACGTATCCAGCGGCATCTCCCACAAGCGCCATACGGCCTACCACTCTGCGAGGGCGAGGATGTTCGGGAATTGGGTGAGCTTCAACTTTGATCACTTCGCCCTTGAACAAGCGTTTACGGGCGCGTTCGCGGATTCCTCTCTGAAGACCCTTAATTAGGGATTGATTTTGTTGCATGGTTCCAGTCCCCACGGCAACGTGGTCGTACTTAGGAAAGACCCAGGCATAGAAGTCGGGTGAGACATCTGTTCCTACGTACATCTCGGCGAGATCTTCGTAGTACACCATCTCTTCTGCTGGCAGCTTGATGCGCTCTTGGAACGCGATCGCCACCTTGTAGTCACCAGCGTCCATCGCTTTGGCGACGCGGGAGTTGGCCCCATCGGCGCCGATGATGAGATCCACTTCCAGGCTTTTCATTTCGCCAGTAGGACCGCCTGCGCTGTAATCGGCGTAATGGAGGGTGTAAGGACCTTGGCGTTTGTCGCCGGTGTCGATCTTTTGCACCAACCCATTAATCAGAGTGGTGCCTAAATCTGCAGCTCGGTTGCGAAGGAAGGAGTCGAACACCTCGCGCCGACACATGCCGATGTAGGCGTTGTCGTCGTAACCGAGGGGATCCAACTTGATATCCACCTCCCGATTGGAGGGTGAAATCATCTTCATGTTCCGAACTTTTCGGTCGATGATCGAATCGGGAAGATCGAATTCCTCAACCATGCAAAGCGGAATCGCTCCCCCGCAAGGCTTGGCGTTATCAAGTTTTCTCTCGAATAACCAAGTCTTGATGCCGGCCCGTGCAAGCACTTCTGCGGCACAGGATCCGCTCGGTCCACCACCGACAACGGCAACTCTCAGCATCTCAGCAAACTCCGCCGGGTCTTTGATTTCAAACTAATCACGCATCCAGAAAAGTGGTAGTGGGCCCTGGCGGACCCCTTTACGATTGAAACAACACTGCATGAATCCTCTGGGAAGGGCCGTCGCCACTCGCCGAAGCACCCGGGATGACATTCCTGTCGCCCGTCGCTCGAAGCCTGCTTCTCGTCAGCGCCCCAGCGGGTTTGGTGTTTTTTTGGCGTGTCTTCTTGTTGGTGGAGGCAGTTTGGCTGCTGTTTGGCTAGGCCCCGGTTTGCTGGCAGGTCGTTCCTTTTTGTTTTCCTCGGATCCGATTCCAGTGGTGGAAGGGATTGAAGCGCCGCCGGATCAAGACGGTCGTCTGCTTGGACATTTCCCTTATGACGAAGCGATTGCCAACCAACTTGTGCCTGTTGAGGCTGGAATTGAGTTGCATCAGGATGCAGCACTTGCGTTGGATTCAATGCGTCGTGCTGCTGCCTCCGATGGAATCGATCTCAGGTTGATCAGTGGCTATCGCTCTCATGATTTGCAGCAGGGGATTTTCTTTGATGTGAAATCAGAACGCAATCAAACCGCCGAAGAACGGGCAAAGGTTTCGGCTCCACCGGGTTATTCCGAACACAGCACTGGCTATGCGATTGACCTTGGTGATGGCAGCCGACCCGATACGAATCTTTCGGTTTCGTTTGAGACGACTCCTGCATTTCGTTGGTTGCAGGATTACGCCGCTAGTTATCACTTCACGCTGTCCTTTCCCAAGCTGAATCCTCAGGGTGTGAGTTATGAGCCTTGGCATTGGCGTTTTGAGGGGTCTGCCGAGGCTTTGCGTCAATTTGAACCTGCACGTCAGCTGGCTCTTGGGCGTTGAACACAGCATCTTTCCCAGAATTGCTTTCCCCAGCTGGGGATTGGAAGGCCTTGATAGCTGCTGTCTCCAACGGTGCTGATGCTGTTTATTTCGGCGTGGAGGCCTTTAATGCTCGACTTCGCGCAGACAATTTTCAGCTTGTTGAGCTGCCCGAGATCATGGCTTGGCTTCACGCCCGTGGAGTGAAGGGATTTCTCACAGTGAATGTTCTGATCTTTGCTGATGAGTTAGATCAGGCTTCCCAGCTGCTTTTGGCTGCAGACCAGGCTGGTGTTGATGCTCTGATCGTGCAGGACTTAGGGCTTTGCCTTCTCGCGAAAGCTCTTGTGCCCTCTTTATCCCTGCATGCATCCACTCAGATGTCGATTACGAGTGCCGCTGGTGTGGCACAGGCAGCGGCTGCGGGTTGTGAGCGGGTTGTGCTGGCGAGGGAATTAGCCCTACGCGACCTTGAGCGTCTGCAAAATCAACTGCGGGAGAGATCCCTTTCCATGCCCCTAGAGGTGTTTGTGCATGGAGCCTTATGCGTGGCCTATTCCGGTCAGTGCCTTACTAGTGAATCCCTGGGCCAGCGCAGTGCCAATCGTGGTGAATGTGCACAGGCTTGTCGTCTTCCCTATGAATTGTTGGTGGATGGTGAATCCCTCGATCTCGGGGATCAAAGGTATTTACTGTCTCCCCAGGATCTCTCCGCGTGGCCGCTCCTGGCTGATTTGGTGAAGCTCGGAATCAGTAGTTTCAAGATCGAAGGACGGCTCAAGGACCCCACCTACGTGGCGTCGGTAACGGATGCCTATCGCCGCAGTCTCGATGGCTTGGATTGTGATGCTGTGGAGATTCAACGCCAGCTTGAGCTTGGTTTCTCCAGGGGGTTGTCCACAGGTTGGCTCCAGGGAATTGATCACCGTTCTCTCGTGCATGGTCGCTGGAGCAAGAAGCGTGGACCGGTGATTGGTGCTCTGGTTCGAGTGGAGCCCAAAGGTTGGTTGGTGTTGCGTTGCACAGAAAGCCTGCGCAATGGTCAGGGTTTGGTTCTTGAAGCGAACGATCGTGAGCACGACCCTCTGGCCCCTCCTCGTGAGATCGGAGGACGGGTGATGGAGGTTCAGACGATGCCGAAGGGACTCATACGCTTGCGGCTTGGTCCGGGCCGTGTTGAGGTGTCGGGCTTGCGATCAGGCTCTCCGGTTTGGCTCACCAGTGATCCGCAATGGCAAAGCACCTGGCAGCGTCGATCGGAACGCGTGATGTCTCCGCTTGAACGAGGTCTTCGGGTTCGTGTGACCGGGCAGGAGGGGCAACCCCTGGTTCTTGAGCTGGTTGCCCCTGTTTTGCCGAATGGAGTGTGCTGCAGCGTGACCAGTCAGGCCGTTTTGGAGAAAGCCCGTGATCACGGTTTGGATCGTGAGCGTTTGCTCGCTCAGCTTGGGCGTTTGGGAGGCACGGGCTGGCGTCTTGAGCATCTGGAAACCGACCTCGGCTCAGCCTTATTTCTTCCCGTTGCTGAGCTGAACAGGATGCGACGCTCGCTGTTGCAACAGATGGCCGATGGAGGACTAACCGCGGTCTCCCAACCGCCTGCAATGCATTCGGTTTTAGAACCATTGGAGTCTCAGCCCATCGTTGCGGCCACCCTTGAGCGCTTGGCTGATTGGCGGGACTCAGCAGTGCAGCAATCCGATTCGCCATCGTTGGTTGTGCTTGTTCGGAGCCTCGAGCAGTTGCGTGCTCTTCAGGACATTGGCGAGGGACCGATTACCTCGGTTGTTGCCGATTTAGAGCATCCGAAGGAGCTCAAGGAAGCTGTGGCCATAGGCCGGGGCTGCTGGCCAGAGGGGATTTGGTTGGCAGGGCCTCGTATCACCAGACCTGGAGAACGCTGGATGTTGGAACCACTTCTCAAAGCGAAAGCGGATGGTTATCTCGTGCGAAACGCAGATCAGCTGGAATTACTGACTGGCCAGGCCCCCTGCGCTGGCGACTTCACCTTGAATGTTGCCAACCCCCTCAGTTTGCTTTGGTTCCTTGAGACCTGGGGGCTGAATCGGGTCACAGCCAGTTGTGATTTGAACCTCAGCCAATTGCTTGATTTAGTCCAGGCTTCTGCGCCGGAACGGATGGAAGTGGTCCTGCATCAACACATGCCGCTCTTCCACATGGAGCACTGTTTGTTTTGTTCGTTTCTTTCGGAAGGCCACGATCACACCGATTGCGGAAGGCCCTGTGAGCATCACACCGTGATGCTGAGAGATCGAAGTGGGGTGGAGCATCCACTGAAAGCGGATCTTGGCTGTCGCAATACCCTCTTTAATGGCAAGCCTCAGACAGGGGTCGAGGCCCTAGACGAGCTGCGTCAAGCAGGTATTCGACGTTATCGCTTGGATCTCCTTGATGAAGAGGCCGAGGCAACACGTCGGCGGGTTCAGCTCTACAGCGATGCACTTTTGGGACGCACGTTGTCAGCCGACGTTTGGAAGCGAGAGCAAATCGATCACAGACTCGGAGTGACGCGTGGCAGTTTGCGCATCGGGCGCGAAAATCAATCGTTACCAGTCTCACTTTGAGATAGCATGTCGCGGCTGCGCCTGCGGGCGTTCCCAAGTTTCCCTTAATAACGTTACGGACCTCATGAGCGCCTCGAATAAGGCGATTCGCAATATTGCGATCATCGCCCACGTGGATCACGGCAAAACCACTCTTGTGGATGCCCTGCTCAGCCAGTCCGGAATCTTTCGCGACAACGAGGCCGTCCCAACATGCGTCCTTGACTCCAATGATTTGGAGCGTGAGCGCGGAATTACCATTCTTTCGAAGAACACTGCAGTTACCTATAACGACACGAGAATCAATATTGTTGACACCCCTGGGCACGCTGATTTCGGTGGTGAAGTTGAGCGTGTGCTTGGCATGGTCGATGGATGTTTGCTCATCGTTGATGCCAATGAGGGGCCCATGCCCCAAACCCGTTTTGTGCTCAAAAAAGCCCTCGAACAGGGTTTGAGACCGATTGTTTTTGTTAACAAAATTGACCGTGCGCGCGTTGATCCAGAAACCGCTGTCGATAAGGTACTTGACCTTTTTCTAGAGTTAGGTGCTGATGACGATCAGTGTGATTTTCCCTATTTATTTGGCAGTGGATTAGGAGGCTTCGCAAAGCCCGACATGAAAACAGAGAGCGACAACATGCGTCCTCTCTTTGATGCCATCTTGCGTCATGTACCACCTCCAGTTGGTGATCCTGAGAAGCCACTACAGCTTCAAATTACTACCCTCGATTATTCAGACTTCCTCGGTCGAATTATTATTGGACGGGTCCATAATGGTGTTATTAGACAGGGGCAAAGAGCGACACTCATTAAGGATGATGGAAGTGAAAAGAAAGGTCGTATAAGCAAGCTTTTAGGCTTTGAAGGCTTACAAAGAGTAGATATTGCAGAAGCGTCTGCCGGAGACCTTATTGCTGTTGCTGGTTTCGACGATGTCAACATTGGCGAGACGATTGCCTGCCCTGACGAACCAAAAGCGTTACCCCTTATCAAGGTTGATGAGCCCACGCTTCAAATGACCTTTGTGGTCAATGATTCTCCTTTTGCAGGAAAAGAGGGCAAGTTTGTAACGAGCCGCCAGCTGCGAGATCGTTTGCAACGTGAACTGCTCACGAATGTTGCCTTACGCGTTGAAGATACCGATTCTCCGGATCGTTTCTCTGTTTGTGGTCGCGGTGAGCTTCATCTCGGCATCTTGATCGAAACGATGCGGCGTGAAGGCTTTGAATTTCAGGTCTCTCAACCACAGGTGATTTTCCGCACGATCGACGGCACGCCTTGTGAGCCTGTTGAAACACTGGTGATGGATGTTCCTGAAGCAGCAGTTGGTAGCTGCATTGAAAAGCTTGGAACTCGAAAAGGGGAAATGCAAAATATGGAAACCGGCGCTGACAACCGCACGCAACTTGAATTCGTTGTTCCTTCCAGGGGACTGATTGGTTTCCGTGGTGAATTCATTCGCGCCACTCGCGGAGAAGGAATTATGAGCCATTCGTTTTTTGAATATCGTCCGATGGTGGGGGATTTTGAGACTCGAAGGAATGGCGTTTTGATTGCATTTGAAGAAGGCACAGCTACTTTCTATGCTCTAAAGGGAGCAGAGGATCGTGGACAATTCTTTATCACTCCGGGCACTAAAGTCTATAAAGGAATGATTATTGGTGAGAATACTCGTCAACAAGATATGGAAATTAATATCTGTAAGGCTAAGCAGGTCACTAACATTCGTTCCGCTGGCGCAGATGTTTTGGATACGCTCCAGTCTCCGATTCAGATGACGTTAGAGCGTGCCTTGGAATATATCGGACCTGATGAAATGCTTGAAGTCACACCTGAATCCATGCGGTTGAGAAAATTACCAGCTAAAAAAATGGCTAAGCGTTGAGCGTTCAAGTCGATCCCCGATTCCAGCAGGCCGTCGATCTATTCAATCGACGTGCCTGGTATGAAGCCCATGATGCGTTTGAGGAGATCTGGCATGAAACGGCCGGTCCCGAACGTCGATTACTTCAAGGAATTCTGCAAATTGCAGTTGCTCATGTTCACTTAGAACGGGGCAATCTCAGAGGCGCAACAATTTTATTAGGTGAAGGTGTAGGACGCCTTTCCTCGGCTATTCCAGGAGATCTTGGTCTCGATCTGCCTTTGGTTCGAGATCAGGCCCGTTTGATATTGGAAGCACTTCAACAGGAGACCGATCCTGTCGCACTTCCAGTTCCTGAGTTGCGTGACCACTCTTAGGTTCTTCTGTACATTGGCTGGGATCATGAGGGTGTCCTGATGTTTTTTCCTTCCCTCACCCCTGTAATGACCACTTGGACTGCCAAACTCTCATCACTCGCTGCCTTGTTGGTTTTTTCTGGTGCTGTTCTTCCTGTGAGTGCGCAGACAGCAGCAGGTGAAGACAGCTTGATCACGATCGAATCGGATACACAAAGTGCTGACAACATCACGGGTGTCGTCACCGCTGTTGGCAATGTTCGGATCGTTTATCCCTCTCGTGGGATGGTGGCAACCTCCCGTCAGGCGCAGTACTTCAGCAGGGAATCGATGCTTGTATTAAGCGGAGATGTGGATGTGGTTCAGGACGATGGAAACAGTATTCGTGCTGAACGGGTCACCTACAACCTTGATGATGAACGTGCTCTGGCGAAGCCCATCCCAGGTCAGCAAGTTCAGTCGACCCTGCTGTTAAAGCAGAGCCCTGACTCGCAGACTCCCCTAACGCCATGAGTTTGAGTCTCGATCAGGTCACATTGACTCTTGGTGGCCGGACATTGGTTCGCTCTCTTTCACTCACCTTGAAGCCTGGTGAGGTGATTGGCCTGCTTGGGCCTAATGGGGCAGGCAAAACCACCAGCTTCAATTTAGTGATTGGGCTGTTGCGTCCTGATCGTGGTCAAGTTCTGCTGGACGGACATCCCGTTGCGGATCTTTCGATGCCCCAAAGGGCTCGTCTTGGAATTGGCTACTTGCCTCAGGAACCCAGTGTGTTTCGCCAATTGACCGTTCAAGAAAATCTTGAATTGGTGTTGGCTCAAAGCGGACTTTCCAAAGTTGATAGTCATCATCGACTCCAACAATTAATCGAGGATTTTCATCTCGAACCGTTCATCCACCGTTGCGGCTATCAGCTTTCAGGTGGTGAACGAAGGCGCTGCGAAGTGGCCCGTGCCCTCGCTGTTGGTTTGGAGGGTCCTCGCTATTTACTCCTTGATGAACCCTTCGCTGGGGTTGATCCGTTGGCGGTGGCGGATCTTCAGCAAATGATCCATGGATTACGCCAGCGAGGAATGGGCATTCTCATCACTGACCATAACGTCCGCGAAACCCTTGCAATTACTGATCGGGCCTACATTTTGACGGATGGCAGCATCCTCGCTTCAGGTCGTTCCGATGAAGTCGCCCATGACCCACTGGTACGTCGTCACTATCTCGGGGAGGGTTTTCAGCTTTGAACCATGATCTTTGGATTTCAGCTCAACGTCAGCTCCGCAGGCTTGTTCATCGAATTCCTTTAATTGATCGTTGGCTCCTTGGAGAATTAATCGGGCCCTTGTTGTTTGCTCTTACAGCATTCACGGTGGTGTCTCTCTCCGTCGGGGTGATGTTTGACCTGGTTCGCAAGATTGTTGAATCGAACCTCCCTTGGACGATCGCTGTTCAAGTGCTGTTGCTGAAATTGCCAAGCTTTTTGGTGATTTCCTTCCCAATGGCCACGTTGATGGCATCCCTGCTTGCTTATAGCCGTCTTTCTGCCAATAGCGAGCTGACTGCTCTTCGAAGCGTTGGTGTAACAGCAAGTCGAATGGTTGCTCCTGCAATCGCCTTGGCTCTTTTGATGACAAGCCTGTCATTTCTTTTCAATGATGTGATCGTGCCACGAACAAACCGGTCTGCTGAATTCACATTACAACGAGCCCTTGGTAAAGCCATTGCTGCTGAGAAGGGTGATAATATTGTTTATTCTCGGTTTGGGCGAGTCGCTAAATCTGATGGTGAATCTAGTAAGGGTTTAACACAATTATTCTATGCAAGAGAATTCGAAGACGGAACAATGATTGGTGTTACCGTCTTGGATTTTTCTCGATTTGGTTTCACTCAGATGCTTGTCGCAGATAAGGCCAACTGGAATGAATCTCAGGCTAAGTGGGAATTTAATGATGGAAAAATTCTTACCCTCACTCCATCAGGAAGCACTACATCAGCTGATTTTGATCGATACCTCTACCCACTAAGTCCTGCGCCACTACGGATCGCGAAATTGCCAAAAGACGCTAACAACATGACTGTATCCGAAGCTGTAGAGGCTGAACAACTTCTGTCTGATGCTGGGGACCGAAAAGAAGCTCGCAGGCTCAGAGTTCGAATCCAAGAGAAATTCACCGTCCCAATGGCTTGTTTGGTATTTGGTTTGATCGGTTCGAGTCTTGGTGCAAAGCCCAACAGCAGAACGAGTCGGAGTCAAGGTTTTGGGATCAGTGTGGTCCTAATTTTTGTTTACTATGTTTTGAGCTTTAGTTTTAGTTCACTCGGCGTCAAAGGGACATTGGCTCCCTTTCTGGCCGCTTGGGGGCCAGTATTGATTTCTCTTGCAGCTGGCGGAGTGTTGTTGCGCCAGGCAAGCCGGTGACCAAAACACGTCAGAATCAAGTTGTTTAATGGTGAAGAGATTCATGGAGTTGGCTGGGATGGATCCGGTTCTTGGGCTCGGGTTGCTTGCTTTTTCCCTTTTGCTGTTGGCCTTGCCACTTGCCTTCTGGAAAGTCAGCTCAGAAAAGACCTCTGGGCTTGTGACGCTGTTGATTGCAACAGCGAACCTCGCCTTGACGGCTCAACTTGTTCTCCGTTGGTGGCAGTCGGGCCATTTTCCGATCAGCAACCTCTATGAGTCGCTCTGCTTCCTGGCTTGGGCCTGCACCCTCACCCAATTGTTAGTGGAGAGATCATGGCCAACACCAATTGTCGCGGCAGCAGCAACTCCGATGGGCTTGGGATGTATTGCGTTCGCAAGCTTTGCGCTGCCTGACCAGTTGCAAGAAGCCTCGCCACTTGTTCCAGCGTTGCGCTCCAGTTGGCTTGTGATGCACGTCAGTGTCATCATGGTGAGTTATGCCGCTCTTTTGGTTGGATCTCTGTTGTCAGTGGCTGTTCTGGTGACTGATCGCAGTCATGCTTTGGAACTGCGTAGCAGCTCGATTGGCAGTGGAGGCTATCGACGTGCAACGCTTGCGACCCCAATCGGCAATGTGGGTGAGTCTGAGGTTCACTTGTCTTCTGTGCAGTTCTCTCGCAATGAGCTGTTGGACAGCCTTAGCTATCGCACTATTACGGTTGGCTTTTTATTGCTCACAGTTGGGATTATTAGCGGTGCTGTTTGGGCCAATGAGGCCTGGGGCAGCTACTGGAGCTGGGATCCAAAAGAAACTTGGGCACTGATTTGCTGGTTGGTCTACGCAGCTTATTTGCATACACGGTTGAGCAGAGGATGGCAGGGTCGGCGTCCTGCTTTAGTGGCTAGCGCAGGATTGGTTGTGATTGGTGTTTGCTACATCGGTGTGAATCTTCTTGGTATTGGCCTACATAGCTATGGCTGGTTCTTTGGATAACCATAGTTTTAGTTGGGTGCCAAATTCATGCTCTTTATAGGAGCATTATAACAATGGCAGGAATGTATTAAGGGCTAATTTTGACCTGATCTCTTAATGGGTTTCCCTTGAATGAAGACTAGGTCAATTCCAATATGATTGCAATCATATTGGCGTTAAGAGCAACAAGAAACATGATTTATTGTCGATGATTGACAAGTAAATGAGAATAGATCGTTGAACGAGATCAGAATTTGGTAGATTCCATCAGTATTCACCTAGCTGGCATTGGTGGTGATCAAGAACCTCCAGCACAATAACGAACACTCCCCATGATTTCTGAGGGATTAATAACTTCCGTTGTTCTTGAGGACGTTTTCGCATGATGAGAA
The window above is part of the Synechococcus sp. WH 8020 genome. Proteins encoded here:
- a CDS encoding LptA/OstA family protein, with the translated sequence MFFPSLTPVMTTWTAKLSSLAALLVFSGAVLPVSAQTAAGEDSLITIESDTQSADNITGVVTAVGNVRIVYPSRGMVATSRQAQYFSRESMLVLSGDVDVVQDDGNSIRAERVTYNLDDERALAKPIPGQQVQSTLLLKQSPDSQTPLTP
- a CDS encoding U32 family peptidase: MNTASFPELLSPAGDWKALIAAVSNGADAVYFGVEAFNARLRADNFQLVELPEIMAWLHARGVKGFLTVNVLIFADELDQASQLLLAADQAGVDALIVQDLGLCLLAKALVPSLSLHASTQMSITSAAGVAQAAAAGCERVVLARELALRDLERLQNQLRERSLSMPLEVFVHGALCVAYSGQCLTSESLGQRSANRGECAQACRLPYELLVDGESLDLGDQRYLLSPQDLSAWPLLADLVKLGISSFKIEGRLKDPTYVASVTDAYRRSLDGLDCDAVEIQRQLELGFSRGLSTGWLQGIDHRSLVHGRWSKKRGPVIGALVRVEPKGWLVLRCTESLRNGQGLVLEANDREHDPLAPPREIGGRVMEVQTMPKGLIRLRLGPGRVEVSGLRSGSPVWLTSDPQWQSTWQRRSERVMSPLERGLRVRVTGQEGQPLVLELVAPVLPNGVCCSVTSQAVLEKARDHGLDRERLLAQLGRLGGTGWRLEHLETDLGSALFLPVAELNRMRRSLLQQMADGGLTAVSQPPAMHSVLEPLESQPIVAATLERLADWRDSAVQQSDSPSLVVLVRSLEQLRALQDIGEGPITSVVADLEHPKELKEAVAIGRGCWPEGIWLAGPRITRPGERWMLEPLLKAKADGYLVRNADQLELLTGQAPCAGDFTLNVANPLSLLWFLETWGLNRVTASCDLNLSQLLDLVQASAPERMEVVLHQHMPLFHMEHCLFCSFLSEGHDHTDCGRPCEHHTVMLRDRSGVEHPLKADLGCRNTLFNGKPQTGVEALDELRQAGIRRYRLDLLDEEAEATRRRVQLYSDALLGRTLSADVWKREQIDHRLGVTRGSLRIGRENQSLPVSL
- a CDS encoding DUF309 domain-containing protein, encoding MSVQVDPRFQQAVDLFNRRAWYEAHDAFEEIWHETAGPERRLLQGILQIAVAHVHLERGNLRGATILLGEGVGRLSSAIPGDLGLDLPLVRDQARLILEALQQETDPVALPVPELRDHS
- the typA gene encoding translational GTPase TypA, whose product is MSASNKAIRNIAIIAHVDHGKTTLVDALLSQSGIFRDNEAVPTCVLDSNDLERERGITILSKNTAVTYNDTRINIVDTPGHADFGGEVERVLGMVDGCLLIVDANEGPMPQTRFVLKKALEQGLRPIVFVNKIDRARVDPETAVDKVLDLFLELGADDDQCDFPYLFGSGLGGFAKPDMKTESDNMRPLFDAILRHVPPPVGDPEKPLQLQITTLDYSDFLGRIIIGRVHNGVIRQGQRATLIKDDGSEKKGRISKLLGFEGLQRVDIAEASAGDLIAVAGFDDVNIGETIACPDEPKALPLIKVDEPTLQMTFVVNDSPFAGKEGKFVTSRQLRDRLQRELLTNVALRVEDTDSPDRFSVCGRGELHLGILIETMRREGFEFQVSQPQVIFRTIDGTPCEPVETLVMDVPEAAVGSCIEKLGTRKGEMQNMETGADNRTQLEFVVPSRGLIGFRGEFIRATRGEGIMSHSFFEYRPMVGDFETRRNGVLIAFEEGTATFYALKGAEDRGQFFITPGTKVYKGMIIGENTRQQDMEINICKAKQVTNIRSAGADVLDTLQSPIQMTLERALEYIGPDEMLEVTPESMRLRKLPAKKMAKR
- the glyS gene encoding glycine--tRNA ligase subunit beta, which translates into the protein MSSTFLLEIGTEELPAEFVLSALKQLEQMVVSDLKDLRLSHGQVRVSGTPRRLAVVVESLIERQPDLEEERKGPPVKQALVDGKPGPAALGFAKRCGVDPAELQSRDTPKGACLFARVCTPGDATTTLLIERIPAWINGLQGRRFMRWGDGDQRFSRPVRWLVSLYGSELIPVTLSAAKPQVQSGRLSRSHRLRDSTVEIQHADDYCDALAKAGVMVDRSQREHLIRSALDSEAQACSASVDCPEALFEELVDLVEAPRVLSGEIADCYLELPPEVIITVMQSHQRYVPLKRENAHHDPLALQARDGLLSKFLLVSNGLDRADATIVRGNERVLGARLADAEFFLNVDRKSASEARRESLDRVTFAKGLGSLRDRCERMSWMTERLIESLSITSEIAIHAKRAAHLCKHDLVSQMVGEFPELQGLIGGKYLLEEGEDRQVALAVAEHYQPRGAGDALPSSDAGALLALAERLELLLSIYAKGDRPSGSSDPYALRRAGNGIVQILWDRGWRLSLPSLLLKAARYWAELFPSFAVKPEALVADLSLLLRQRMVSQFEEDGFPADLVQAVAGEAVGDARLLGDPVDARERLALLQQLRRDQRLQAVQAVVQRAAKLAEKGDLGSDQLTASGVVQPDLFESASEASLLQSLDDLSPLAQSGNYIQLAEGLQGAAKALEAFFDGPDSVMVMADNLDVRRNRLNLLGVLKNQASVLAQFDCIQS
- the chlP gene encoding geranylgeranyl reductase — encoded protein: MLRVAVVGGGPSGSCAAEVLARAGIKTWLFERKLDNAKPCGGAIPLCMVEEFDLPDSIIDRKVRNMKMISPSNREVDIKLDPLGYDDNAYIGMCRREVFDSFLRNRAADLGTTLINGLVQKIDTGDKRQGPYTLHYADYSAGGPTGEMKSLEVDLIIGADGANSRVAKAMDAGDYKVAIAFQERIKLPAEEMVYYEDLAEMYVGTDVSPDFYAWVFPKYDHVAVGTGTMQQNQSLIKGLQRGIRERARKRLFKGEVIKVEAHPIPEHPRPRRVVGRMALVGDAAGYVTKSSGEGIYFAAKSGRMCAEAIVEISKNGTQMPTEKEIKNTYLKRWDRKYGATYIVLDILQRIFYRTDAAREAFVEMCDDQDVQKLTFDSYLYKKVVMMNPWQQVKLTARTLASLLRGQALAPSSYHSVPSAVGRSDGDFLADEAAQAIKAQSSSHAPKKSEAEIEEERSKVTAG
- a CDS encoding M15 family metallopeptidase, whose protein sequence is MNPLGRAVATRRSTRDDIPVARRSKPASRQRPSGFGVFLACLLVGGGSLAAVWLGPGLLAGRSFLFSSDPIPVVEGIEAPPDQDGRLLGHFPYDEAIANQLVPVEAGIELHQDAALALDSMRRAAASDGIDLRLISGYRSHDLQQGIFFDVKSERNQTAEERAKVSAPPGYSEHSTGYAIDLGDGSRPDTNLSVSFETTPAFRWLQDYAASYHFTLSFPKLNPQGVSYEPWHWRFEGSAEALRQFEPARQLALGR